A single Acidobacteriota bacterium DNA region contains:
- a CDS encoding SLC13 family permease — translation MDIWILIAIIVFTFLAFSFEWLRIDAVALSSLGLLLLFGLVTPQEAIRGFSNDAVITVMMMFILSYGLTHTGLIDRFGQKLAQMSGHTHWAAAITLILVCGVLSAFINNTAALAILMPVAIQIGKHYGVSPSRILLPLSYLSILGGTCTLIGTSTNLLVASISAEYGYGAFSMFEFLALGLILLVGGFAYIVFVPMRRLPDRAGASDLTTKYRLSSFLTEVQVPKGSSLVGSNVVDAHINERFRLTVLEILRGEERIAVELRSTPMQGGDLLIVEGRMDDIVSFRDHYGLRLRTETKIGDRDLSDKNNIMAEIQLSPVSRVTGSTIRDLDFRRRFGCFVLALNRTGDPIREKLAHIVLHNWDTLLVFGPRSRIEALYETEDFIPLQQDVKLRLVTPRRWWLAVVIVPIVVIVAATGVTSILKASILGAVALIAFGGISVQQAYEAINWTVIFLLVGTLPLGIAMEKTGLAAMIGETIANAGADYGPWVVIALIYVATALLSEIISNNSTAVLMVPIAGTAAASMGLDPKPFMMTVAFAASASFLTPMGYKTNAMVFGPGGYRFMDYVKFGTPIKILCCVLSVWLIPVFWPLT, via the coding sequence ATGGACATCTGGATCCTCATCGCGATCATCGTCTTCACGTTCCTGGCGTTCAGCTTCGAATGGCTACGGATCGACGCGGTCGCCCTCTCCAGCCTGGGGCTGCTGCTCCTGTTCGGACTGGTGACGCCCCAGGAGGCAATCCGCGGTTTCAGCAACGACGCCGTCATCACGGTGATGATGATGTTCATCCTGAGCTACGGGCTGACCCATACCGGTCTGATCGACCGCTTCGGCCAGAAGCTCGCGCAGATGTCCGGCCACACGCACTGGGCCGCCGCGATCACCCTGATCCTGGTCTGCGGAGTGCTCTCGGCCTTCATCAACAACACCGCCGCGCTGGCGATCCTGATGCCGGTCGCCATACAGATCGGGAAGCACTACGGCGTGTCGCCGTCGCGGATCCTGCTCCCTCTCTCCTACCTCTCGATCCTGGGCGGCACCTGCACCCTGATCGGCACGTCGACGAACCTGCTGGTCGCCTCCATATCGGCGGAGTACGGCTACGGAGCTTTCAGCATGTTCGAGTTCCTGGCGCTCGGACTGATCCTTCTGGTCGGCGGCTTCGCGTACATCGTCTTCGTGCCGATGCGCCGCCTCCCGGACCGCGCCGGCGCCTCCGACCTGACCACCAAGTACCGACTGTCCTCGTTCCTGACCGAGGTCCAGGTGCCGAAGGGGAGCTCGCTCGTCGGCAGCAACGTGGTCGACGCGCACATCAACGAACGTTTCCGCCTCACGGTGCTCGAGATCCTGCGCGGCGAGGAGCGGATCGCCGTCGAGCTCCGCTCCACGCCGATGCAGGGCGGCGACCTCCTGATCGTCGAAGGCCGGATGGACGACATCGTCAGCTTCCGCGACCACTACGGCCTGCGCCTTCGCACGGAGACGAAGATCGGCGACCGCGACCTCTCCGACAAGAACAACATCATGGCGGAGATCCAGCTCTCGCCGGTCTCCCGGGTCACCGGTTCGACCATTCGCGACCTTGACTTCCGCCGCCGCTTCGGCTGCTTCGTGCTGGCGCTCAACCGCACGGGCGACCCGATCCGCGAGAAGCTGGCCCACATCGTCCTCCACAACTGGGACACGCTGCTTGTCTTCGGCCCCCGTTCCCGGATCGAGGCCCTCTACGAGACGGAGGACTTCATCCCGTTGCAGCAGGACGTCAAGCTACGCCTCGTCACCCCGCGGCGCTGGTGGCTCGCCGTGGTGATCGTCCCGATCGTCGTCATCGTCGCGGCCACCGGCGTCACCTCGATCCTGAAGGCCTCGATCCTGGGCGCCGTGGCGCTGATCGCCTTCGGCGGCATCTCGGTGCAGCAGGCATACGAGGCGATCAACTGGACGGTCATCTTCCTGCTCGTCGGCACTCTGCCGCTGGGAATCGCGATGGAGAAGACCGGCCTCGCGGCAATGATCGGAGAGACGATCGCGAACGCCGGCGCCGACTACGGGCCCTGGGTGGTCATCGCGCTCATCTACGTAGCGACGGCCTTGCTCTCGGAGATCATCTCGAACAACTCGACCGCCGTGCTCATGGTGCCCATCGCCGGCACCGCCGCGGCGTCGATGGGACTCGACCCGAAGCCGTTCATGATGACCGTCGCCTTCGCCGCCTCCGCCAGCTTCCTGACCCCGATGGGCTACAAGACCAACGCCATGGTCTTCGGCCCCGGCGGCTACCGCTTCATGGACTACGTGAAGTTTGGTACACCGATCAAGATCCTCTGCTGCGTCCTGTCGGTGTGGCTGATTCCCGTGTTCTGGCCGCTGACCTAG
- a CDS encoding NAD-dependent epimerase/dehydratase family protein, whose translation MKVLLTGSAGFIGFNVARALLERGDEVIGYDNFNPYYDPQLKERRNAILEEQPNFRLVRADVGDREALQDAFDDLVRGVSGTETRVCHLAAQAGVRHSIDHPNQFVRDNVQAFTYVLELCRDHEVGGLIYASSSSVYGDSTRDRLSETDSTSSQRSLYGATKKMNELMASVYHHLYGVRVTGLRFFTVYGPWGRPDMALFLFTGALLRGEPINVFGHGRMHRDFTYIDDIVAGVVSAIDRNHEDLVCNLAAGRTEELMEFIRQIERSCGREADKEFLPMQPGDVVRTSADLTRAREYLGYEPTTAIAVGIPRFVDWYRGYYGL comes from the coding sequence GTGAAGGTCCTGCTGACCGGCAGCGCCGGATTCATCGGCTTCAACGTGGCCAGGGCCCTGCTTGAGCGTGGCGACGAGGTGATCGGCTACGACAACTTCAATCCGTACTACGACCCCCAGCTCAAGGAGCGGCGCAACGCGATCCTCGAGGAGCAACCCAACTTCCGCCTGGTGCGTGCCGACGTCGGCGACCGGGAGGCCCTGCAGGACGCCTTCGACGACCTCGTCCGCGGCGTCTCCGGCACGGAGACCAGGGTCTGCCACCTCGCGGCCCAGGCCGGTGTGCGGCACTCGATCGACCATCCGAACCAGTTCGTGCGCGACAACGTGCAGGCCTTCACGTACGTCCTCGAACTGTGCCGCGACCACGAGGTCGGCGGCCTGATCTACGCCTCGAGCAGCTCGGTCTACGGCGACAGCACGCGCGATCGGCTGAGTGAAACGGACAGCACGTCTTCCCAGCGCTCGCTCTACGGCGCGACGAAGAAGATGAACGAGCTGATGGCGTCCGTGTACCACCACCTCTACGGCGTGCGCGTGACCGGTCTGCGCTTCTTCACCGTTTACGGCCCCTGGGGCCGGCCCGACATGGCCCTGTTTCTCTTCACCGGCGCCCTGCTCCGCGGGGAGCCGATCAACGTCTTCGGGCACGGCCGGATGCACCGGGACTTCACCTACATCGACGACATCGTCGCCGGCGTCGTCTCGGCGATCGACCGCAACCACGAGGACCTCGTCTGCAACCTCGCCGCCGGCCGCACCGAGGAACTGATGGAGTTCATCCGGCAGATCGAACGCAGTTGCGGTCGCGAGGCCGACAAGGAGTTCCTGCCGATGCAGCCGGGCGACGTCGTGCGGACGTCAGCCGACCTGACGCGCGCCAGGGAGTACCTCGGCTACGAGCCGACGACCGCGATCGCCGTCGGCATCCCCCGTTTCGTCGATTGGTACCGCGGCTACTACGGCCTCTGA
- a CDS encoding alpha/beta hydrolase domain-containing protein, with amino-acid sequence MTIAAVLLALGAAFAVTPNAPTLSGPIAGGERGTPFAAVNVADRGYLTEEYFLEGEATAYELASGAQGADGQWRTRASTDKADFKTRLLVVRPQDASAFNGTVIVFWLNVTAGFELGSASDEALRGYAWVGVSAQKVGVHGFPQNPGGLKAWDPKRYGSLEHPGDAYSYDIFTQVARAIGPERDRQGLDPMGGLEVERLIAAGASQSAARLRTYINGVHPLTEMFDGYLPFIDFGGVVPFASERGGGRRGRSLASIRSDLDVPVIVVNSETELTSYHPIREADSARFRLWEVPGTSHVSAARPKERTVEGSNWLSYTPVYQAAIRHLHRWIRDGVEPPTMPRVEMKAGDPNPEVVRDEHGNGKGGIRLPELEAPTASHSGFGTQREGTRFGFLYGTATDFDSEQLAALYPDSKHYLDAWNAALDRSIEQGMILPEDAPAMRQRTAAWAARLDQRP; translated from the coding sequence ATGACGATTGCAGCGGTCCTGCTGGCGCTCGGCGCGGCCTTCGCCGTCACCCCGAACGCGCCAACCCTTTCCGGGCCCATCGCGGGCGGGGAACGCGGCACGCCGTTCGCCGCCGTGAACGTGGCGGATCGCGGCTATCTGACCGAGGAGTACTTCCTCGAGGGCGAGGCGACCGCGTACGAGCTCGCCTCTGGCGCTCAGGGAGCGGACGGCCAGTGGAGGACCCGGGCGTCCACCGACAAGGCCGATTTCAAGACACGCCTGCTGGTGGTCCGGCCGCAAGACGCGTCGGCATTCAACGGCACGGTCATCGTCTTCTGGCTGAACGTCACCGCCGGCTTCGAACTGGGTTCCGCCAGTGACGAGGCCCTGCGCGGCTATGCCTGGGTGGGCGTATCCGCGCAAAAGGTCGGTGTCCACGGCTTCCCCCAGAATCCCGGCGGACTCAAGGCGTGGGACCCGAAACGCTACGGCTCGCTCGAGCATCCCGGGGACGCCTACTCCTACGACATCTTCACCCAGGTCGCGAGAGCCATCGGTCCGGAGCGCGACCGGCAAGGCCTGGACCCGATGGGCGGCCTCGAGGTCGAGCGCCTGATCGCCGCCGGCGCTTCCCAGTCGGCCGCGCGGTTGCGCACGTACATCAACGGCGTCCACCCGCTGACCGAGATGTTCGATGGCTACCTGCCGTTCATCGACTTCGGCGGCGTGGTGCCGTTCGCGTCCGAGCGTGGCGGCGGACGGCGGGGACGCAGTCTCGCGTCGATCCGATCCGACCTGGACGTCCCGGTGATCGTCGTGAACTCGGAAACCGAGTTGACCAGCTACCACCCCATCCGCGAGGCGGACTCGGCCCGCTTCCGTCTCTGGGAGGTGCCGGGGACGTCGCACGTATCCGCGGCGCGACCGAAGGAACGCACGGTCGAAGGCTCCAACTGGCTGTCCTACACGCCGGTGTACCAGGCCGCGATCAGGCATCTGCACCGCTGGATCAGGGACGGTGTCGAACCACCGACCATGCCGCGCGTGGAGATGAAGGCCGGCGATCCGAATCCCGAGGTCGTCCGGGACGAACACGGCAACGGCAAGGGCGGCATTCGGCTGCCGGAGCTCGAGGCGCCGACCGCCTCGCACAGCGGATTCGGCACGCAGAGGGAGGGGACGCGGTTCGGCTTCCTGTACGGCACGGCGACCGATTTCGACAGCGAACAGCTAGCGGCCCTGTACCCGGACAGCAAGCACTATCTCGATGCCTGGAACGCGGCACTGGACCGTTCGATCGAGCAGGGCATGATCCTGCCCGAGGACGCGCCAGCGATGCGGCAGCGGACCGCGGCCTGGGCGGCGCGGCTGGATCAGAGGCCGTAG
- a CDS encoding SIS domain-containing protein translates to MCGIVGILMRPHPGPAIDSRELLEGLAAAGRAAGAAVRDSGRAEAQELASSLSAAASGLADWDRRLRARPAVRSLVRDESLRAAIADALAPCSAAVSRLQVSLDAGAARFGDAGLEAVNRAAAALADAEWAIRRDRLRTAVEVDALVPAGVSDAGLDVLIAVQQAFSSLDRLEIRGRDSAGLFLLLSGHGVDPDDPAIRAELDGRAGDPLFGHRAVLLSGARIGLVYKCAEEIGELGDNVRFLRDAVASDPLLAAAVGSPDVEAAVLGHTRWASVGRINEANAHPLNDAERPPQVIAAINGDIDNHADLTVLESLEFDSRITTDAKVMPVLMSRRLAGGDTAFDAFRATVAAFEGSLALGALTWDDPSRLYLATQGSGQGLYVGLADHAFVVASEPYGLVEESSTWLRLDGEAEPDRAGAGWGQIAVLDADRAGELEGIERYSAGGSPLPLVPEELDHAEITTRDIDRGEFPHFLLKEISEAPRSVRNTVRGKLREDATGRLRVSVGEPTLPEVVARGLREGAVARIVVTGQGTAAVAGQGIAVAIEGRLRERGLSRPRVDAMPATELSGFHLAPDMRDTLVVAVSQSGTTTDTLRTVNLAQRRGARAIAIVNRRNSDLADRADGVLYTSDGRDVEMSVASTKAFYSQIAAGMLLAVAIADQVAGGPDERPAADRLLRELRNLPGAMERTLTLRPAIAAAAREYAPRLRDWSVVGNGLDRIAAEEIRIKLSELCYKAIACDATEDKKHIDLSSEPLILVCATGVQGSTAADTRKEIDVYRAHRATPIVIASEGAAFPSAAAAIEVPEVPPELSFVLATVVGHLFGYYAALAIDDLARPLRAIRTAVDDVVAGGKARPVARLREVAGADIDAVGEGLAGDRYDGNLHVGRAVRLAVALDGLRGAADGGEENALGALRGALTPAIDDLTRHIDTIKHQAKTVTVGISRHDQTLGRMSLAAATHQAGSPEESISVEDRRTMNALDPFVDQVLGYVRYRLRAGGDGPPPGDDATIRVLRAGGLCRDLQSRTVRQPLLQGTKYAVAVEGRLMAARGRTDGRVFIVVPEFTDGGVSALVLIHVRFRERAEAPAMRRLLSDYRERYDGLRDHVLRKAPDFDDRLLAELPVEDLLIDPVAQLAERWRSAPTGGVS, encoded by the coding sequence ATGTGCGGGATCGTCGGCATCCTGATGCGCCCCCACCCCGGACCGGCGATCGACTCGCGCGAGCTGCTGGAGGGCCTCGCGGCCGCCGGCCGAGCCGCCGGGGCCGCGGTTCGCGATAGCGGCCGCGCCGAGGCGCAGGAGCTGGCCTCGTCCCTTTCGGCCGCGGCATCCGGACTGGCCGACTGGGACCGGCGGTTGCGGGCCCGCCCGGCTGTTCGGTCCCTCGTGCGCGACGAATCGCTGCGGGCCGCGATCGCCGATGCCCTGGCGCCCTGCTCCGCGGCGGTGAGCCGGCTGCAAGTCAGCCTCGATGCCGGTGCTGCGCGCTTCGGCGATGCCGGCCTGGAGGCGGTGAATCGGGCCGCGGCGGCGTTGGCCGACGCAGAGTGGGCGATTCGCCGCGACCGGCTACGGACCGCGGTTGAAGTGGACGCACTGGTGCCGGCCGGTGTCAGCGACGCCGGGCTCGACGTTCTGATCGCCGTTCAGCAGGCCTTCTCCTCGCTCGACCGGCTCGAGATCCGCGGCCGGGACTCGGCCGGGCTGTTCCTCCTGCTCTCCGGGCACGGCGTCGACCCGGACGATCCGGCGATCCGTGCCGAACTCGACGGCCGCGCCGGGGATCCGTTGTTCGGTCATCGCGCGGTTCTGTTGAGTGGAGCACGGATCGGCCTGGTCTACAAGTGCGCGGAGGAGATCGGGGAACTGGGCGACAACGTCCGTTTTCTGCGCGACGCGGTCGCCTCCGATCCGTTGCTGGCGGCGGCGGTCGGGAGCCCGGACGTCGAGGCGGCCGTGCTCGGGCACACGCGCTGGGCCAGCGTCGGCCGGATCAACGAGGCGAACGCGCATCCGCTGAACGACGCGGAGCGGCCGCCCCAGGTGATCGCGGCGATCAACGGCGACATCGACAACCACGCCGACCTGACGGTGCTCGAGAGCCTGGAGTTCGACTCGCGCATCACCACGGACGCGAAGGTGATGCCGGTTCTCATGTCGCGCCGGCTGGCCGGCGGCGACACGGCCTTCGACGCCTTCCGCGCGACCGTGGCCGCGTTCGAGGGTTCGCTCGCTCTCGGTGCGCTCACCTGGGACGATCCGTCACGGCTCTACCTGGCGACCCAGGGCAGCGGCCAGGGTCTCTACGTCGGGCTGGCCGATCACGCCTTCGTGGTCGCCAGCGAACCCTACGGCCTGGTCGAGGAGAGCTCGACCTGGCTGCGTCTGGACGGCGAGGCGGAACCGGACCGCGCCGGCGCCGGTTGGGGCCAGATCGCCGTACTCGACGCCGATCGCGCCGGCGAACTCGAGGGCATCGAGCGGTACTCGGCCGGAGGCTCGCCGCTGCCGTTGGTGCCGGAAGAGCTCGATCATGCCGAAATCACGACCCGCGACATCGACCGGGGCGAGTTCCCTCACTTCCTGCTCAAGGAGATCAGCGAGGCGCCGCGTTCCGTGCGCAACACGGTGCGCGGCAAGCTGCGGGAGGACGCGACCGGGCGCCTGCGGGTTTCGGTCGGTGAGCCGACGTTGCCGGAGGTGGTTGCGCGCGGCCTGCGGGAGGGGGCGGTTGCGCGCATCGTCGTCACCGGTCAGGGCACAGCGGCCGTCGCCGGTCAGGGCATCGCCGTGGCGATCGAGGGACGTCTGCGCGAGCGTGGCCTCAGCCGCCCCCGGGTCGACGCGATGCCGGCCACCGAGCTCTCGGGCTTCCACCTGGCGCCTGACATGCGCGACACCCTGGTCGTCGCGGTCAGCCAGTCCGGCACGACGACGGACACGCTGCGCACGGTCAACCTGGCGCAGCGGCGGGGCGCCCGCGCGATCGCGATCGTGAACCGCCGCAACTCGGATCTGGCGGACCGGGCGGACGGTGTGCTCTACACCTCGGACGGGCGGGACGTCGAGATGAGTGTTGCGTCCACCAAGGCCTTCTACTCCCAGATCGCAGCGGGGATGCTGCTCGCCGTGGCAATCGCCGACCAGGTCGCGGGCGGGCCGGACGAACGCCCCGCCGCCGACCGCCTTCTGCGGGAACTGCGGAACCTGCCCGGCGCGATGGAGCGCACTCTGACCCTGCGACCCGCGATCGCCGCTGCCGCCAGGGAGTACGCGCCGCGATTGCGGGACTGGTCGGTTGTCGGTAACGGCCTTGACCGGATCGCCGCGGAGGAGATCCGGATCAAGCTCTCCGAGCTCTGCTACAAGGCGATCGCCTGCGACGCCACGGAAGACAAGAAGCACATCGACCTGTCGTCCGAGCCCCTCATCCTGGTCTGCGCGACCGGAGTCCAGGGCTCGACGGCGGCTGACACGCGCAAGGAGATCGACGTCTACCGCGCGCACCGGGCGACGCCGATCGTCATCGCCTCCGAGGGCGCGGCGTTCCCGTCCGCGGCTGCGGCGATCGAAGTGCCCGAGGTGCCGCCCGAGCTGTCCTTCGTGCTGGCGACAGTCGTCGGTCACCTGTTCGGCTACTACGCGGCCCTCGCCATCGACGACCTCGCCAGGCCGCTGCGGGCGATTCGCACGGCGGTGGACGACGTGGTCGCCGGGGGCAAGGCGCGGCCGGTGGCTCGACTGCGCGAGGTCGCCGGCGCCGACATCGACGCCGTCGGCGAAGGCCTGGCCGGCGACCGGTACGACGGCAACCTGCACGTCGGCAGGGCGGTGCGGCTGGCGGTGGCCCTCGACGGGCTGCGTGGCGCTGCCGACGGCGGCGAAGAGAACGCACTGGGGGCGTTGCGAGGTGCTCTCACTCCGGCGATCGACGACCTCACCCGGCACATCGACACGATCAAGCACCAGGCGAAGACGGTCACCGTGGGCATCTCGCGGCACGACCAGACTCTCGGCCGGATGTCCCTGGCGGCGGCGACCCACCAGGCCGGTTCACCGGAGGAGTCGATCTCGGTCGAGGATCGGCGGACGATGAACGCGCTCGACCCCTTCGTCGACCAGGTTCTCGGCTACGTCCGCTACCGGCTCCGGGCGGGCGGCGACGGCCCGCCGCCTGGCGACGACGCCACGATTCGGGTCCTGCGCGCCGGCGGCCTCTGCCGCGACCTCCAGTCGCGGACGGTCCGGCAACCGCTGCTCCAGGGCACCAAGTACGCGGTGGCGGTCGAAGGCCGGCTGATGGCGGCCCGAGGGCGGACCGACGGACGGGTCTTCATCGTCGTGCCGGAGTTCACGGACGGCGGAGTCTCGGCCCTCGTCCTGATCCACGTGCGCTTCCGGGAACGGGCGGAAGCTCCCGCGATGCGGCGCCTGCTGTCGGACTACCGCGAGCGATACGACGGTCTCCGGGACCACGTGCTCAGGAAAGCGCCCGACTTCGACGACCGGCTGCTCGCCGAACTCCCCGTCGAGGACCTGTTGATCGACCCCGTGGCCCAGCTCGCTGAGCGCTGGCGGAGTGCCCCGACCGGAGGCGTCTCGTGA
- the mutM gene encoding bifunctional DNA-formamidopyrimidine glycosylase/DNA-(apurinic or apyrimidinic site) lyase codes for MPELPEVEVLRRSLKQPLVGDRFEAVRVHFPTLREPLCERRLRRLEGRRIVGLRRRAKYLWIDASGGETLVVHLGMSGRLTLVDRMEPLADHEHLGFELASGRRLRFRDPRRFGVAFVASTEGLDRDRHFRHLGVEPLAPGFDGARIAGLARGRTAPVKSFLMDASVVVGVGNIYASEALYRARIHPRRSVARIARRRFDVLAAAVRAVLGEAIEQGGTTLNDFADGEGNSGYFQVSLDVYDREGQACPAGCGMGIRRIVISNRSTYYCPRCQR; via the coding sequence GTGCCCGAGCTGCCCGAAGTCGAGGTCCTGCGGCGGAGCCTGAAACAGCCGCTCGTCGGCGATCGCTTCGAGGCGGTCCGCGTCCACTTCCCGACCCTGCGCGAGCCGCTCTGCGAACGGCGGCTGCGCCGGCTGGAAGGCCGCAGGATCGTCGGTTTGCGCCGGCGCGCGAAGTACCTGTGGATCGACGCCTCCGGCGGCGAGACCCTGGTGGTGCATCTCGGGATGAGTGGCCGGCTGACCCTGGTCGATCGAATGGAACCGCTCGCGGACCACGAGCACCTGGGCTTCGAACTCGCTTCCGGCCGCCGGCTGCGCTTCCGTGACCCGCGTCGTTTCGGCGTCGCCTTCGTTGCCTCGACGGAGGGCCTGGACCGGGACCGGCACTTTCGCCATCTCGGCGTCGAACCTCTGGCGCCCGGGTTCGACGGCGCCCGGATCGCCGGCCTCGCGCGCGGCCGGACGGCCCCGGTCAAGAGCTTCCTGATGGACGCTTCGGTCGTCGTCGGCGTGGGCAACATCTACGCCTCCGAGGCGCTGTACCGGGCGCGCATTCATCCTCGCCGTTCGGTGGCGCGGATCGCCCGGCGACGGTTCGACGTTCTCGCCGCGGCGGTGCGGGCGGTGCTGGGCGAGGCAATCGAGCAGGGCGGGACGACGCTGAACGACTTCGCCGACGGCGAAGGCAACTCGGGCTACTTCCAGGTCTCGCTCGACGTGTACGACCGGGAAGGGCAGGCTTGCCCGGCCGGCTGCGGGATGGGCATCCGCCGCATCGTGATCTCCAACCGCAGCACGTACTACTGCCCGCGCTGCCAGCGGTAG
- a CDS encoding carbon-nitrogen hydrolase family protein — translation MQDTSTFLAAVVQMGSTSDEQANWEAARHWIETAADRGATFVSTPENTNYLGPHKEKVELAEPTSGATCARFAGLARDRGIYLLLGSYNEKAPDESERCYNTSVLFDPQGEIVATYRKIHLFDVDVSPEVRFLESKTAVPGEDVVTVDTPFARLGLTICYDMRFPELYLKLARNGAEVLTVPSAFTLMTGKDHWFPLLRARAIETQCYVLAAAQTGRHDDRGLRHSYGHSVIIDPWGHVLADAGDGPGIAIAEIDRSRVAEVRRSMPVASHRRLPIG, via the coding sequence ATGCAGGACACATCGACATTCCTCGCCGCGGTGGTCCAGATGGGCTCCACCTCGGACGAGCAGGCGAACTGGGAAGCCGCCCGGCACTGGATCGAGACAGCCGCGGACCGCGGAGCCACGTTCGTGTCCACGCCCGAGAACACGAACTACCTCGGGCCGCACAAGGAGAAAGTCGAGCTGGCCGAGCCGACCTCGGGCGCCACCTGCGCCCGCTTCGCCGGCCTGGCCCGGGACCGCGGCATCTACCTCCTGCTCGGCTCCTACAACGAGAAGGCGCCGGACGAGAGCGAGCGCTGCTACAACACGAGCGTCCTGTTCGACCCGCAGGGGGAGATCGTCGCCACCTACCGCAAGATCCACCTCTTCGACGTCGACGTCTCCCCGGAGGTCCGGTTCCTGGAGTCGAAGACGGCCGTACCCGGCGAGGACGTCGTGACGGTCGACACGCCGTTTGCGCGGCTCGGCCTCACGATCTGCTACGACATGCGCTTCCCCGAGCTCTACCTGAAGCTGGCCCGGAACGGCGCCGAGGTCCTGACCGTCCCTTCGGCCTTCACCCTGATGACCGGCAAGGATCACTGGTTCCCGCTGCTGCGGGCCCGGGCGATCGAAACCCAGTGCTACGTGCTGGCTGCGGCGCAGACCGGCCGCCACGACGACCGCGGGCTGCGCCACAGCTACGGCCACTCCGTGATCATCGACCCGTGGGGCCACGTCCTGGCCGATGCCGGCGACGGGCCCGGCATCGCGATCGCGGAGATCGACCGCAGCCGCGTCGCCGAGGTGCGGCGCTCGATGCCGGTCGCCTCGCACCGCAGGCTGCCGATCGGCTGA